One genomic segment of Theobroma cacao cultivar B97-61/B2 chromosome 6, Criollo_cocoa_genome_V2, whole genome shotgun sequence includes these proteins:
- the LOC108662439 gene encoding LOW QUALITY PROTEIN: uncharacterized protein LOC108662439 (The sequence of the model RefSeq protein was modified relative to this genomic sequence to represent the inferred CDS: inserted 1 base in 1 codon; substituted 1 base at 1 genomic stop codon) codes for MGDEHSERMDKIEKKQEEIMGQLSKILELISTDKGKKAAGSSGTPEDVQQTETNTDPVYPPGFTPPPARNASIPMPSMGQYPFFGMPIGPPPTYAQQRPIGGASPSDPISVPDLDDPKEQEKLKCGSVESKDNPDTHQKFDLFEERLRMVEGMGMYCSMDAIELCLVPDVVIPPKFKVPDFEKYDGTKCPVTHITMYCRRMAAYAHDDKLLIHCFQDSLTGAAAKWYVQLDRNRIHTWKDLARAFVAQYKHVTDMAPDRLSLQNMEKKTTESFKEYAQRWRNVASQVQPPLTEKETTVMFVNTLRAPYYERLVGSATKNFADMVISGEMIETAIKQGKIEGGDMANTRKGGTFKRKEGEAQAITSGQHQGGTYNLYQPYLPYLYYPTVNNTSQSPYLYPPMPNAFPNPYPYNPIQRTPYPTNIHPPTSIPVTASTTQQTTPSNNHTTGESRGWRNKQEKVQFDPIPIPYAELFTQLVANHLVAPLYIEPLKPPFPRWYDTSAHYDYHYGIEGHSIENCMAFKHKVQGLIKAGILNFEKKSEQNVNNNPLPNHAGAGVNVIEREVYVKRNIREVETSMKKVFEALVKANMLEVWPKCPNVNDSGDIQRLCCLYHKGCVGHLIQDCSSFRKEVQRMMDKSKIEFYMEALESAVNMISKESTHPMKIKPLTIFYEPKGEFVEDKTHAKMIIELPKPFPYKDDKAVDDLPKPFPYKDDKAVPWNYNCSVQVSKVEKWIAESQDDAANIIGVRGITRSGRCYSPKAFENLKNEKGKEKERSPREEKTEKEAAEFLKFIKHSEYNVVEQLNRLPARISLLSLLLSSEPHRNSLMRILNQAYVDHDISVENLDYIIGNISVGNIISFSDEEIPSGGRGNYKALHIITKCKGRTVAKVLLDNGSSLNVMPMRTLARLPINMSYMRKSQMIARAFDGTRREVVGDIEIPVEIGPCTFTIEFQVMDIAPSYNYLLGRPWIHMAGAIPSSLHQKVKFIVEGKIVCVNGEEDLLISKPANTPYVEVAKEVPKCSFRSFEFVNTTYVGEGTTPLIPKLSKTTKMVVSQILGKGYRAGAGLGKELQGIRSPIRTTKNEERFGLGYKPTKKEREEMIAERRKERLARFKGHELEIQGMTYPNLYETFRSGGCIFPELLTVGSRESVSALGEAFSDLSICATEEGEEQSENMDGIPTTYLGPPNLKLSSWTTMSLPLYIFQFPLPSRIPNNECEDDNDSGFEVDFEKGTSVSELDNTENVEDYDLTPDLLRLVEQEGRQIVPHQETLETINLGNEENKKEVRIGVTLVSMEKEKLIKLLHEYVDVFAWSYQDMPGLNTDIVAHKLPLKPECKPIKQKLRRMKPEMLLKIKEEVKKQFDAGFLEVAKYPEWVANIVPVPKKDGKVRMCVDYRDLNRASPKDNFPLPHIDTLVDNTARHSMFSFMDGFSGYNQIKMAPEDREKTTFITMWGTFCYKVMPFGLKNAGATYQRAMVTLFHDMMHKEVEVYVDDMIVKARKTEDHATNLERLFKRLRKFQLRLNPTKCTFGVTSGKLLGFIVSERGIEVDPDKVQAIRNLPPPKTQKKVRGFFWRLNYIARFISQLTLKCDPIFKLLHKHNPRAWNEECQVTFNKVKEYLLSPPILVSLVVGKSLLLYLTVNEISMGCVLGQHDETGKKEMAVYYLSKKFTEYESKYSSLEKMCCALAWTAHRLRQYMLYHTTWLIAKLDPIKYIFEKPSLSSRVARWQVLLSEYDIVYVSQKAIKGSAIADFLAERVEEDYEPMEFEFPDEDLISICQTSGEESKKENWKMXFDGALNALGHGIGVVLVSPEGDHYPVIAKLNFYCTNNVAEYEACVMGLQAAIERKIHILEVYGDSALVIYQLRGEWETRDSKLVRYHKYVSKLIENFDKICFTHLPXEENQMADALVTLTAMFKVGTNVKIQPIMINLRECPAHCSSVEEEIDGKPWYHDIVHYLKFQQYPDQSSENDKKTIRRLAMNFFLDVNILYKRSRDQTLLRCVDSTEARRIVEEVHEGVCGAHASGHKLARQVMRAGYYWLTLEKDCIDFARKCHKCQIYADRIHTPANSLHVLASPWPFSMWGMDVIGLITPKASNGHRFILVAIDYFTKWVEAASYANVTQKVVCKFIQKEIICRYGLPERIITDNASNLNGSMMKEVCVKFKIKHHNSTPYRQR; via the exons ATGGGGGACGAGCATTCAGAGAGGATGGATAAGATTGAgaagaagcaagaagaaaTCATGGGTCAGTTATCAAAAATTTTGGAGTTAATATCTACagataaaggaaagaaagcgGCAGGGAGTTCTGGTACACCAGAAGACGTTCAACAGACAGAAACCAATACAGACCCCGTGTATCCACCAGGATTTACACCTCCACCTGCAAGGAATGCTTCTATTCCCATGCCATCCATGGGTCAATATCCATTTTTTGGGATGCCAATAGGACCACCACCGACTTATGCTCAACAAAGGCCAATTGGAGGGGCAAGTCCTTCAGATCCCATCTCTGTACCTGATCTGGATGATCCAAAGGAACAAGAGAAGCTCAAATGTGGATCCGTTGAATCGAAAGATAATCCTGATACCCATCAAAAATTTGACCTTTTTGAGGAAAGACTGCGCATGGTAGAAGGAATGGGAATGTATTGTTCTATGGATGCAATTGAGCTTTGTCTGGTTCCAGATGTGGTTATACCCCCAAAGTTCAAAGTTCCAGACTTTGAGAAGTATGATGGAACCAAGTGTCCGGTCACACATATCACCATGTATTGTAGAAGGATGGCCGCATATGCTCATGATGACAAACTCTTGATACATTGCTTCCAAGATAGCCTTACTGGTGCTGCAGCAAAATGGTACGTCCAACTGGACCGCAATCGAATCCACACGTGGAAAGACCTTGCTCGGGCGTTTGTAGCTCAGTATAAGCACGTTACAGATATGGCTCCGGATCGCCTTTCTTTacaaaacatggagaagaaAACCACTGAAAGCTTCAAAGAATACGCTCAAAGATGGAGGAATGTGGCCTCTCAAGTTCAGCCACCATTGACTGAGAAAGAAACCACTGTAATGTTTGTTAACACCTTGCGAGCCCCTTACTATGAACGATTGGTTGGTAGTGCCACAAAGAACTTTGCTGATATGGTGATTTCGGGAGAAATGATAGAAACTGCCATTAAGCAAGGGAAGATAGAAGGAGGTGATATGGCAAACACAAGGAAAGGGGGAACTTTCAAGAGGAAAGAGGGAGAAGCCCAAGCCATCACTTCAGGACAACACCAAGGAGGAACATACAACCTTTACCAGCCATACCTACCATACCTCTATTACCCAACTGTGAACAACACTTCACAAAGCCCATACCTATACCCGCCTATGCCAAATGCCTTCCCTAACCCGTACCCATATAATCCCATCCAACGGACGCCTTACCCCACAAATATTCACCCACCTACTTCCATACCTGTTACAGCTTCAACCACACAACAAACAACACCTTCAAACAACCATACTACCGGTGAATCAAGAGGATGGCGAAACAAGCAAGAGAAAGTGCAGTTTGACCCAATCCCAATCCCATATGCTGAACTCTTCACTCAATTAGTTGCAAACCATCTAGTGGCACCTTTATACATAGAGCCATTAAAACCTCCATTCCCGAGATGGTATGACACTTCTGCCCACTATGATTATCATTATGGAATCGAAGGTCACTCGATCGAGAATTGCATGGCATTCAAGCATAAGGTGCAAGGTTTGATCAAGGCAGGAATCCTGAACTTTGAAAAAAAGTCGGAACAGAATGTTAACAACAACCCACTGCCAAATCATGCTGGGGCAGGGGTAAATGTAATCGAAAGGGAGGTGTATGTTAAAAGGAACATTCGGGAAGTGGAAACCTCCATGAAGAAAGTATTTGAAGCCTTGGTAAAAGCCAATATGCTCGAGGTTTGGCCGAAATGTCCTAATGTGAATGACTCAGGAGATATCCAAAGACTATGTTGCTTGTATCATAAAGGATGTGTGGGGCATTTAATCCAGGATTGTAGTTCTTTCCGGAAAGAAGTGCAAAGAATGATGGACAAATCAAAGATCGAGTTTTATATGGAAGCTTTAGAGTCAGCAGTAAACATGATATCCAAGGAGTCCACTCACCCAATGAAGATAAaacctttaaccattttttaCGAACCAAAAGGAGAGTTTGTGGAGGACAAAACCCATGCCAAGATGATCATCGAACTCCCTAAACCCTTCCCCTACAAAGACGACAAAGCTGTCGATGATCTCCCTAAACCCTTCCCCTACAAAGACGACAAAGCTGTCCCATGGAACTATAACTGCAGTGTACAAGTTTCAAAAGTGGAGAAATGGATAGCTGAATCTCAAGATGATGCTGCAAATATAATTGGTGTTAGAGGGATTACCCGCAGCGGACGTTGCTATTCACCGAAAGCATTCGAGAATCTCAAGAATGAgaagggaaaggaaaaagagcgAAGTCCGAGAGAAGAAAAG ACGGAAAAAGAAGCTGCCGAGTTCCTCAAGTTCATCAAACATAGTGAGTACAATGTAGTCGAGCAATTGAACCGGTTGCCCGCTCGTATTTCACTACTATCTTTGCTCCTCAGCTCAGAACCACATAGGAACTCTCTGATGAGGATTCTGAACCAAGCATATGTGGATCACGATATCTCAGTTGAAAATTTGGACTACATCATTGGGAACATTTCGGTGGGTAACATAATATCCTTTAGCGATGAAGAAATCCCTTCTGGAGGTAGAGGAAATTACAAAGCCTTGCATATCATTACCAAGTGTAAAGGCCGTACCGTCGCAAAGGTACTGCTTGACAACGGATCGTCCTTAAATGTGATGCCCATGAGGACCTTGGCCCGTTTACCCATCAACATGTCCTACATGCGAAAGAGTCAGATGATCGCGAGAGCCTTTGATGGAACAAGGAGAGAAGTAGTAGGGGACATTGAGATACCGGTAGAAATTGGCCCATGTACCTTTACCATTGAATTCCAAGTTATGGATATCGCTCCTTCATACAATTATTTGTTGGGAAGACCTTGGATCCATATGGCTGGGGCCATACCTTCATCTCTTCATCAGAAGGTCAAGTTCATCGTGGAAGGAAAGATTGTCTGTGTTAACGGGGAAGAGGACTTACTCATAAGCAAGCCAGCAAATACTCCTTACGTGGAAGTGGCGAAAGAAGTGCCTAAATGTTCCTTCCGATCCTTCGAGTTTGTTAACACCACATATGTTGGAGAAGGAACCACACCGCTTATTCCGAAGCTTTCCAAAACCACTAAGATGGTTGTCAGTCAGATATTAGGAAAAGGATACCGAGCGGGGGCAGGATTGGGAAAAGAACTACAAGGCATTAGAAGTCCCATACGTACtaccaaaaatgaagaaaggtttGGCCTGGGGTATAAGCCAActaagaaggaaagagaagaaatgatagctgaaagaagaaaggaaaggttGGCTCGCTTTAAGGGGCATGAGTTGGAAATCCAAGGAATGACATATCCTAATCTTTACGAGACATTCCGATCTGGAGGTTGCATCTTTCCTGAATTACTCACCGTTGGGAGCCGAGAATCAGTGTCAGCTTTAGGGGAAGCCTTTTCTGATTTATCAATATGTGCAACGGAGGAAGGTGAAGAACAGTCAGAAAATATGGATGGGATTCCTACTACATACCTCGGGCCACCGAATCTAAAGTTGAGCAGCTGGACCACCATGAGTTTACCA CTCTACATATTTCAATTCCCTTTACCTTCCAGGATTCCAAATAATGAATGCGAAGATGATAATGACAGTGGTTTTGaagttgattttgaaaaaggtaCAAGTGTCAGTGAACTTGACAATACAGAAAACGTGGAGGATTATGATTTAACTCCGGACTTGTTAAGACTAGTAGAACAGGAGGGGAGACAAATTGTCCCACATCAAGAGACACTTGAAACGATTAATTtgggaaatgaagaaaataagaaagaagttaGAATTGGTGTGACGTTGGTGtcaatggaaaaagaaaaactaataaagctACTTCATGAATATGTAGATGTGTTCGCATGGTCTTATCAAGATATGCCAGGACTCAACACAGACATTGTAGCCCATAAACTGCCTTTGAAACCTGAATGCAAACCGATTAAGCAAAAGTTGAGAAGAATGAAACCTGAAATGctgttgaaaattaaagaagaggTGAAAAAGCAGTTCGATGCAGGATTCTTGGAAGTAGCTAAGTACCCTGAATGGGTTGCAAATATTGTCCCAGTTCCTAAGAAAGACGGGAAGGTGAGAATGTGTGTGGATTATCGAGACTTGAATAGAGCTAGcccaaaagataattttcctCTTCCCCACATTGACACCCTTGTTGACAATACTGCTCGCCATTCCATGTTTTCCTTTATGGATGGCTTTTCAGGGtataaccaaattaagatGGCACCAGAGGATAGAGAGAAAACTACCTTCATAACTATGTGGGGGACCTTTTGTTATAAGGTAATGCCATTTGGTTTGAAGAATGCCGGGGCAACTTATCAGCGAGCTATGGTGACTCTCTTCCATGATATGATGCACAAAGAGGTTGAGGTGTATGTGGACGATATGATTGTAAAAGCTCGCAAAACAGAGGACCATGCGACCAATCTTGAAAGATTATTTAAGAGGTTACGAAAATTTCAGCTCAGATTAAATCCGACAAAGTGCACTTTTGGAGTCACTTCAGGAAAGCTACTGGGTTTCATCGTCAGTGAAAGAGGAATAGAAGTTGACCCGGATAAGGTTCAAGCAATCCGTAATTTGCCTCCTCCCAAAACGCAAAAAAAAGTTAGAGGATTTTTTTGGAGATTAAATTATATAGCCCGGTTCATATCACAGCTCACACTCAAATGTGACCCGATCTTCAAACTCCTTCACAAACATAATCCGAGGGCGTGGAATGAGGAGTGCCAAGTTACTTTTAACAAGGTTAAAGAATATCTGTTGAGTCCACCAATATTGGTATCACTTGTGGTCGGGAAATCCCTCCTCTTATACCTAACGGTAAATGAAATATCCATGGGATGTGTGTTAGGACAGCATGATGAAACTGGTAAGAAAGAAATGGCAGTTTACTACTTGAGTAAAAAGTTCACTGAATACGAGTCCAAGTATTCCTCGTTGGAAAAGATGTGTTGTGCTTTAGCATGGACGGCGCATCGACTCAGGCAGTACATGCTATATCATACCACTTGGCTCATTGCAAAGTTGGATCCTATTAAATACATCTTCGAGAAACCTTCCTTATCAAGTAGAGTGGCAAGATGGCAAGTGTTATTGTCTGAATATGATATTGTATATGTGTCCCAAAAAGCTATCAAAGGAAGTGCAATCGCAGATTTTCTTGCAGAAAGGGTGGAAGAGGATTATGAACCAATGGAGTTTGAGTTTCCAGATGAGGACTTGATATCAATATGCCAAACAAGTGGGGAGGAATCGAAGAAAGAGAATTGGAAGA TTTTCGACGGAGCTTTGAATGCCTTGGGGCATGGCATAGGGGTCGTGTTAGTGTCACCAGAAGGAGATCATTATCCCGTCATAGCTAAACTCAACTTCTATTGCACCAATAATGTAGCTGAATATGAAGCTTGTGTCATGGGTCTTCAGGCAGCAATCGAGAGGAAAATTCACATTTTGGAAGTGTATGGGGACTctgctttggttatttatcAGTTGCGAGGAGAATGGGAGACACGTGACTCGAAGTTAGTTCGGTATCACAAGTATGTATCAAAgctgattgaaaattttgataaaatttgcTTCACCCATTTGCCCTGAGAAGAGAACCAAATGGCCGATGCATTAGTCACGCTGACGGCAATGTTCAAAGTTGGTACCAATGTCAAGATCCAACCCATCATGATTAATCTTCGAGAGTGCCCCGCACACTGCTCTAGTgtagaagaagaaatagaCGGGAAACCGTGGTACCATGATATTGTGCATTATCTCAAATTTCAACAGTACCCGGATCAAAGCtcagaaaatgataagaaaaccaTTAGAAGGTTGGCAATGAATTTCTTCTTGGATGTGAACATCttatacaagagaagtagGGATCAAACGCTTTTGAGATGCGTGGATTCAACCGAAGCTCGGAGAATAGTTGAGGAAGTTCACGAAGGAGTTTGTGGAGCACATGCAAGTGGACATAAGTTGGCAAGACAGGTCATGAGGGCAGGGTATTACTGGCTCACGTTGGAAAAGGATTGTATAGACTTCGCTCGAAAGTGTCACAAGTGTCAGATATATGCGGACAGAATCCACACCCCTGCTAATTCACTGCATGTATTGGCATCACCATGGCCATTCTCAATGTGGGGCATGGATGTGATTGGGTTGATAACCCCGAAGGCATCAAATGGGCATCGGTTTATTCTGGTGGCAATTGACTACTTCACTAAGTGGGTAGAAGCAGCATCTTATGCCAATGTGACCCAGAAAGTGGTATGTAAGTTCATCCAAAAGGAAATAATATGCCGCTATGGTCTCCCGGAAAGGATCATCACGGATAACGCTAGTAACCTCAATGGTTCAATGATGAAAGAGGTTTGTGTCAAGTTCAAGATCAAGCATCATAATTCAACGCCTTATCGCCAAAGATGA